A region of the Plasmodium vinckei vinckei genome assembly, chromosome: PVVCY_11 genome:
ttaaacgACGTcgatcatatatttttagaaaatacGGAGAATAACGATTTTGAGGTAGTTTGCACATAGGACAAATAAATTGACAAAAAGATAATCAAACAAAGGAATGAAATTAATACTTATTTGAAGGAAATAACTCTCtgaaatatatagacatttttttagcttataaatatagctagctaaaaaaaataattaaaaaaaaaaatacttttaGCTAGCTCAAAACATTACGCGTAAATATAACATGTCTGGtgattcaaaaaaaaaaattcaaataagTTAATAGctagttatatatatacaaatttaattgtatgtatatcaaatttttaagaggttaatttttctcatttgtttatatcaacaaaaataaaataattcaaaatagTTTtctcataataaaaaaaaagacattgaaaaaaaaacatatctacgaaaaaataataacatatataacattatcaaaaataagATCATAGTTTTTGTAATCAACTATATTCATATGTGTGTGCACAGAGGTATATTTCTCCCCCCTTTCTATAAAAAGTTTTGATATGGTACATTTATACACttgtataaaattaattaattttttttttatataataaacagTATGTGCACAAAAGGATGTTGTGACGGCTAGTTCTTTTGTTCCTTTTCTTTCTTTGCTAAAGTTTCATTTGATATATAAATCGTGatatagtatttttttcagaCATATGAGTATTTTGTACataacataataaatataatatatattttgccCTTGTTATAcctacataaaaaatttttctttcttcaattatttcattattatttgcagAAACATGAGGTATTTCACCCTCTATaacatttataataaaaacaacCTTCCATTCTAATCCTTTTGATTTGTGTATAGTTGTTAATGTAACTTTTTCAATTAACAATTTTTcatgcatattatttttaaaatcgtTCAGAAAACATATTAAACAATCATAACATGTTTGTTCCATTAAATTTGGTTTATATTCTCTTGTTatttctaaaaatataaatatattttgtatttgaCTATAATTATAGTCttcttcatttatattaaataatgccTTTAAATTATTCTTAATTTCTAACTCGTTTATTATGTTAGGGTTTtccttattattattattaattatttcagCATTATCATTACATTGCTCAAACGTCCGTTTTTTTCCATGCACATTTTGATAATCCCCTCTATTAAtgtcattatttatatgtgtactttctttttctttactattattttcaataccTGATTTATGGCTTACTGTGggtatatcattttcacttttacattttattaaattttccaTATGAGATGAATTATTGTTAGCATTCACCAAGTCACCTTGTTCATCATTCATTGTGTTAGCAGTATTTTCTGCACTttcttctatttttttcattattttttttataaagtttgttttttttaatatatccaTTACCAAAGTATAAACTGAATTATGCTTCGAACAAATGTTAAGAAAATGATttacaacaaaaaaaaaatcaagaataatttttatttcattttctgtaaatatattcaaaatggCTAGCTGATCGGCGCTAAGTTTTTTTCTCTTAGACAATATATGCAACTGTGAAATAGCTTTAACTTTTTCAAAGaaagatatattttctttgcTTGATTTGGCCTTATGATTGTTCATGTTATTATTGTCTTTAGCATAATGACTATCTGCGATATTGTGAGTTTGCTCAATATGATTATTAGCTAGCTTGTGaataattgtttttatcaatttactattttttataattttaaaagattttaaaaaaactacATCATCATTTACgtttattaaaaaacgAAGCAACGTTATCAATTGTATAATTTCTTTCGAtccaaaaaatgatttttttttatttaattcttttattgGTATGTTAAAAGTGGCAATATTTACTTCGCTCCATtcttctttaattttatcagAGGGAAGTTCCTTTTTTGAAGAGACACTGTCCTCATGACTTTTCAAATTTGTTGTGCTACCAGTTGTAGACTCAAAttgtttttcattttttaaacaatttttatgagTATCATTgggtatatttttattttctaaatttttacaaaattctcgaaacatttttaaagctttttttttaatttcatacttgttcatatttataagagTTTCCTTTAAAGTTTTATTAGTACGAGATAAAATAGCAAAATCactaaattttaaattatatattttttttaaaaaaataatttgagCTAAGACATATGATATTTGATCATCATttgttttgaaaatttcAAAAGTTGCTTTTTGTCCtggtatattatttgtatatatttttttatttattctacAACTtccattatttaatattaaattatttgatatCCTCACTATTTCTTTTGTACTTCGAAAGTTTGTACTTAGTTTAAATAATAGACAATTACattcttttataatttttttaaaaacactAGCATGTGCTCCTCTAAAGGCATAAATTGATTGATCATCATCCCCTATGACAGTAATACTTGTCTTTGTCTTACTtcgtttattattttgtatcttactatttttagaaccctttttaatgaatttaCTTGGATCATTttcaacaaaaatattcatatcaTCATCACCAAACTCGTTATCCATACTCGGTTTAACATCATATTGTATGTTAGCAAAGAATTGCAGAATATTAAATTGTGTTGTATTTATATCCTGAAACTCATCACAGAACATGTAATTCCATTCttctaatattttatttcgtATTGGTATATTGTCtttcattaatttatatgtttcTATCAATAAATCATCAAaatcataataaatatatttttccttttcaaaaatttttttataatttacataaaatttcttttcaatatcatttatttcaatatttgtcatattatacaattcaacatattttaataattttatttttttttttaaaaaaagtatttcttttttttttaatatacatttaaCTTCCCCCATTTGTTCTAAGTTCCCTTTATCCATAGAactattaaaattgtataaataattaaaaaaatactcatcttcttcttcatctTCCCCCTCAGATTGTATCGCTTCATCCTCTAATTTCTTTTCTTCGTTTTtacttatattatttttcatgcaattaataaaatgtgcAAGATTAAATGTGTTATcacttttattaattatagaGGAATCATTTGGGGTTTTACCATCCCCTCCAAGTCCACAATTTGTATACATGGTTGAATTACAAAAGTTGTTAAAagccatttttattacattactatttattgattccgttaatattttaaactctcctttatattttaaaagaatatatcTACAGAATGAATGGATAGTTCCTATAAATATTGTTGTGTCTAAAACtttgaatttatttttatacattgttttattaatatcatattttttatttcgaATTTTAGTACCtccaatatttttatttctattgAAAAgcttattttgtatatctTTGCCTGTACATAAATCTAttaaacaatttattttttttattattttttcttttaaatcttTAGCAGAATAATTTGTGAATGTTATACAGACAATTGATTTTTTCCTTTCTATTATACTCTTAATAATACGGGCTGTTAAAGTTGATGTTTTTCCTGACCCTGGACATGcaataatacataaattatagTCCAAAGGCACCTGTacaattttcatttgttcCTCGGATAAATTTCTAAACAATATCTGATTAATTACatcatcatttattttgtctGCATCATCTTCATCAACACTTATGGACTCGTTACAACTGTTACCCTCGTATTCTAAAGccattatttgttttaaatattgttagcttatttattttcaccGTGTTTATATTTGCTATATAACACAAACAAGGGTTTCTTATAcacaaaatatgtatattatatgcttCCATACATTTTTGACCCCCCTTTTATTTGCATTCTTCGAGCATagaaaaatggaaaagatgaaaatggCTGTCCCAAATTCAAAaagtttgaaaaaaaaaaaattaaaagaatgTGTGTGAACAAAAGGCAAACtagcgaaaaaaaaaaacaggtgtacaaataattagcaattttttaattattttcacatTAAATTGGTCATTTTATCAAAAGTTAaacttaataaaaattaaaataaatataaaacataattgtattatatgtatattcgTAATACTAAGTTCCAGTATTCTCATAATTAGTGTATCccttttaaaattaaaaaatttaaattatttaaaaaaaaaaaaaaaaaaaaaaaaaaaatcaccACAAAACAATGTTATCATTTTCAGTGAAAGCCAATCAgtctataaaatttatatttttttataaacattttaaatataataaaattgtaaaaaattttgatgctatcaaaaattgttatttttgtcAACAAAcctatttataataaaatgtacaCATTTGAATGAATgtgttttttcattataaaaatataaggataaagaaaattgtaaattatgtgtatataacACATTAATTTAGAGGAATATAAAATGCCTTAATAATTacacatatgtataaatatagttttatgctaatttaaattgtaaaaaataatagtaaaaggaaactaaatatattgtacctttaattattatatcataCTTACAAGttatccatatatatttcttatcCATTTTAAGagcaaattaaaaatattgatacTAAGTTTGTTCCCCCTATGATGACAATATACTTACACTATTAGCCGAATATATCGTCAGTATAAAAAGCtttatggaaataaaaaatatatttccatatataaatacataaaaaaaagtcaaagaaatataataagttatagtcatttatattattacgttatctttatttttttttttttccttcttaaaaaaaaagcatttATATAGTAAGTAGTATATATGGCCTAAAATTTATGCAGCCACAACAAATAGCATAAATCaccaaaataaatatttatcagattaaaaaaaaaaaaaaaaaatagaaattgTAAACTTCCAATTTTAAGCATACTCTTTATTTAGCCTACTAATTagtttgattatttttataattttttcattttttttatttccaattttagctttaatttatttatatacattttattatcttttttgtatatagattatttttcataaacaATCGTGGCTATTTAAAGTGCAAATAATgtttgaaaaagaaataaaaaatattaaacaaGTTTGATgtgaaaattatttcataagATCCACACGTGATGTATAAACATGTATAGAAGGTTATTATAGTTCGAGCAAAATTGAATAATCAagttatacatattatttgttgtgtcatttttttttcatatatatttcatgtTCTATGTGTAGCGAGCTAAATTAGAGTAAgactaataaaataattaaagaGAAATAAAAGTGAAATGTATCCAACAGTTTAGCTGTACGATTGTAGaacaataaaacaaatCTCTCTCTctctctatatatatatatatttacaaaataaattaactCCATTAAAATGtctttaaaataaacaaaacaaGTTGAAAATTGATTagaaaaacaatatataaaaaataaagcatTACTCATTATATGTTACATAAAATGAATCCGTATTATCCTCCTCCTTCAGCAAAACCACCACAGTGTGCATTCAAAACAAATGCAAACAATAATAGTAGCACCATAGGAAATTT
Encoded here:
- a CDS encoding ATP-dependent DNA helicase UvrD, putative → MALEYEGNSCNESISVDEDDADKINDDVINQILFRNLSEEQMKIVQVPLDYNLCIIACPGSGKTSTLTARIIKSIIERKKSIVCITFTNYSAKDLKEKIIKKINCLIDLCTGKDIQNKLFNRNKNIGGTKIRNKKYDINKTMYKNKFKVLDTTIFIGTIHSFCRYILLKYKGEFKILTESINSNVIKMAFNNFCNSTMYTNCGLGGDGKTPNDSSIINKSDNTFNLAHFINCMKNNISKNEEKKLEDEAIQSEGEDEEEDEYFFNYLYNFNSSMDKGNLEQMGEVKCILKKKEILFLKKKIKLLKYVELYNMTNIEINDIEKKFYVNYKKIFEKEKYIYYDFDDLLIETYKLMKDNIPIRNKILEEWNYMFCDEFQDINTTQFNILQFFANIQYDVKPSMDNEFGDDDMNIFVENDPSKFIKKGSKNSKIQNNKRSKTKTSITVIGDDDQSIYAFRGAHASVFKKIIKECNCLLFKLSTNFRSTKEIVRISNNLILNNGSCRINKKIYTNNIPGQKATFEIFKTNDDQISYVLAQIIFLKKIYNLKFSDFAILSRTNKTLKETLINMNKYEIKKKALKMFREFCKNLENKNIPNDTHKNCLKNEKQFESTTGSTTNLKSHEDSVSSKKELPSDKIKEEWSEVNIATFNIPIKELNKKKSFFGSKEIIQLITLLRFLINVNDDVVFLKSFKIIKNSKLIKTIIHKLANNHIEQTHNIADSHYAKDNNNMNNHKAKSSKENISFFEKVKAISQLHILSKRKKLSADQLAILNIFTENEIKIILDFFFVVNHFLNICSKHNSVYTLVMDILKKTNFIKKIMKKIEESAENTANTMNDEQGDLVNANNNSSHMENLIKCKSENDIPTVSHKSGIENNSKEKESTHINNDINRGDYQNVHGKKRTFEQCNDNAEIINNNNKENPNIINELEIKNNLKALFNINEEDYNYSQIQNIFIFLEITREYKPNLMEQTCYDCLICFLNDFKNNMHEKLLIEKVTLTTIHKSKGLEWKVVFIINVIEGEIPHVSANNNEIIEERKIFYVGITRAKYILYLLCYVQNTHMSEKNTISRFIYQMKL